In the genome of Lactuca sativa cultivar Salinas chromosome 3, Lsat_Salinas_v11, whole genome shotgun sequence, the window ggtccggattgatgtttgaaatgataggcagttttgtaaaaatcaccataaattgtagaaaaatcgtatagaGATGTACAAGTagccattttaaagctaagaagtggaactacaagcacctaaaacagttttcaaaacaaaaatatttaagatgtccaaagcagtccgtgaatggagtgaaacgtttctgatgaaagctgttagaaaaatgtagttatgttctaagtattttaacttgtattccccccctaaaaacttgagaaaacatgaaaatgtaggggtatgaactcaccttaagtgttttcagtaggtaagtgttgaagaagagaagtgttcaacccaagaacacttgaagaatcacttgaagattcgaagctctaacacaagtatattggagtttgtgtaagatatccatgatttgagtggaaatcaTTGAGATAAacataaagagaatggattatgcttaccaaatgtggaggaaagactcaagatcagcccttgaatctcgaatttctagagagagaaagtgagagagaaaagagtttgatcttcttgtgaaatgagagcaaatgagagaaaatgaggagagaggatgattatccagctctcaaaaacgtggggatggcttgtgagggaggtaaaaggtacaaggtatggtggaaaGGAGTGTgggtggtcatggagtgggtatgggggttgcttgcgtcataaaataaggtaaagtcaacactctacctttgtactttacctactcttatttggataagattttacccttaaaatatgattaaattattaatttaggggtcttatattttaaaataaagttttgggtgaaaatcccatgttaaaataattaaaaatgggtttaaaacgcaaaaatacgcaaaaacgggTGAAAAATGAACTTtccagcgagacccttcggatctcggccgaggttcggtcaggggaggtgctggtctcggaagcgaaggcgcgagccagaagaaggaGCGAAGGCGGGGttcgtccgaaggctcggtccgatgaGGAGTCAGAAGCGAAAGTCAGGGGTTCGGTCCGAAGTGATGCTAGAACCGAAgggactgttgtgaacagtaatgaacagtactttcggttcggattttcccttctatgcgaggttcggttcggaccttccttctttGCGTGgctcggttcggatgaacagtattCTCGGTTCGGCTCATCAGTCAACACCTCGGTTCGGAttcatgaacagtactctcggttcggaccctcatgaatagtactttcggttcggttcatgaatagtactttcggttcggagggttcgtttccttaagtccgtttttcgcgtagacttccgttcttgggctattttcgccaaatttgggggtcggaatgccccgagtgattatagaaagttggggagagatttcgagagagatttgagagagattccacatactcagagagatttgggagagatttgacattcttggagagatttcacatacttagagagatttgggagagatttgacattcttggagagatttcacatacaaagagatatgtgggagagatttcacatacttagagagatttgggagagatttgacatacttggagagatttctcatacaaagagatatgtgggagagatttcacatacttagagagatttgggagagatttgacattcttggagagatttcacatacaaagagatatgtgggagagatttcacatacttagagggatttgggagagatttgacataagaagagatagagtgaaaacgattgagagaggtctCATTGGTgtcctttttgagtgtccggctacgcactgcaaggtccgtaaatcccgttacgccttgtttaaggatcttgcatactcccgatgagtatgcgacattgttttatcggtttggctcgccacgtgcCTCAGTTtaaggttaaggagatctaggtgtacgcactttttgatttaggatcCCTCGTTAGAATAAAGAGTCGCTTAGGAGTTTCTTATCATAAGCTCTAGTACTTACGGCAAAATGAgcggaccggtttgacttgttgactttcgttgactttgacttgactgaaaattgacggttgtcacaaagaTTATCCAACACACTTTTTGAGTCATAACCAATCTTTTTTTGAATCAAGACCTTTTCGAACGGTCAAGCCCTTTAAGAAAGAATCACAAACTGCAGCCTCTTTAAAATGGAAAGGAACCACTCGATTACCTCTTTTCACAAATAGAGCCTCGTCCACTGTGACTTGAAGCTCCTCCAAGATTATCCTTATATTCTCCATTTCAATGAAATACAATTCGTGTATAAATTCTCTCTAATATCATTATATACAGGGACGGATCTTTTTTGGGGCCAGGTGGGGCTGTGGCCCCCCTGTTTTTTTTTGTCATAATTGGTCCTCAAGTATTAAATTTTTCACATATTATGTCCAAAAGCTATAAAATTTGGCTTTGGCCCCCTGCCGTAGTCGTGGTCGTCATCTTGATATCGTCTAAGGACTTCACTTAAAAGTAAGGATTGATGGTCTAAGTTATCCTCACGTATATAAACTATTCTATTAAAAACCTTcaattaattaattgttttaaaatataaattatattttaatacgAAAGTATAAGTACGTTTATATCAGGTCTttgttttataaacataaaatacgaaaaaaaaaatatattactttttatagTGATGAAACAATTAAAAACAATGAAAACAGAATTATATAATCGTTGTAAATTTATAGTGCATAAGTGAAATGTCAATAAGCAttcaataaataaatacaaagtatttaaaactaaaatatataattaaagggTAAATTAAAAGTGATTGTCTGATTTGAATATATCTAACTCCTCATCCGTTCAAGGAAAAAAAAATCTAACTCCTCATAACTTACATTCATGCTATTCAAGATGTCTTGGAAAGAAGAAAGAACtttgattttttgaattttttttaattcggTTATTATTTGTGTCAAATTTATTGAAAAGGAGTAAAAGTATGTCGCACATATTTCGGATTATTATTTTGATCATATGTGACTGCTCGATCATCACACTTAATGAGGTGATTCAAACGGTCACAAAAAGAAGAGCTTTTAGTTTTTTAACACAGAATGTCGCCTTTGTAGCATAATTTTATATTCAAAGACAATTTTCAATCGAAAAATAATTACCCTGTGGAAAATAATTTTAGAAATTAAAGGATGTTGCACATTTATAACAATTTTGggacaaattatttatttaagcAATTCTGAAATATACTTTTAGGGAGTAGGTATGTTAATGCATAAAGTGTCTTGCACAACGGCGTGTATATATACAATGCAAGGTCCTTTAAAATTTCCATCAACAATAATATCCTACCTGTACTTGTTGAAACATTGTACGTAGCTTCTAAATAGCAAAGAGAAGATGGGTATTTTGAGTTACGACAGGAAAGCTGAGCTCATAGCGTTCGACGAAACAAAAACCGGGGTGAAAGGACTTGTAGATGCCGGAATAACGGAAGTCCCTCGGATATTCCTCCTACCTTCCCCTGAAAACTTAAACTCCGACCAAGAGCTTAGTCTTCCGACCATCGACCTCAAAGGAATCCATGAAGATCCTATTCGGAGAAAGCAGGCGATGGAAGAAGTGAAGGATGCGTTGGGGAGTTGGGGGTTCTTTCAGATGGTGAATCATGGAATTCCGGTTGACATGTTGGAGGAGATGAAAAAAGGAGTTTTAGCGTTTTTTGAGCAGGATAGTGAGGTGAGGAAGCAGTGGTACACAAGGGATCGCTCTGCGAATAGGGTGGTGTATAACAGCAACTTTGACTTGTACTCTGCACCGGTGGCTAACTGGCGAGACTCTGTCATGTGCACCGTGTATCCTAATCCTCCTCAACCAGAAGAGTTGCCATCGCCTTGCAGGTTTTTATTATAAATCCAACTGTATTAAAAGTAAATTTACACGTCATCGATTACATGCAATAtcttcgatatatatatatatatatatatatatatatatatatatatatatatatatatatatatatatatatatatatatatatatatattcgattaAAATAATAGAATCCAAATGTACGTAGGCTCTTACTATCTTGATTAATTGGATACACTCGCAGAGATATTTTCTTGGAGTACTCGCAGCAAGTAATGAAACTCGGATGCTCTATATTGGAGTTGATGTCTGAGTCTCTAGGGCTCCCTCCTAATCACTTTTTCGACATGGGatgtgctgaagagattcaagtTACGGGCCATTACTATCCTCCTTGCCCACAACCTGAGCTAACAATCGGCACCACTGAACATAGTGATGCTGGATTCATTACCATTCTTCAACAAGATCTTGTTGGTGGGCTCAAGATCTTTTATCAAAACCAATGGACGGATGTTCGCCCTATACCAGGAGCTCTTGTAGTGAACGCTGGTGATCTTTTACaggcatctctctctctctctctctctctctctctctctctctctgtctctctctctctctctctcatattggTTACTTGACCATGAAACTCAAAATATAGTGGCCTAATATATAGCAATCAAAATGGAATTTGCTTTCAGCTAGTTACAAATGATAAGTTTGTGAGCGCACGTCACAAAGTGATGGCAAACAAGGTTGGTCCGCGAATATCGGTGGCATCATTTTTTCTGGCTAACTTAAAACCTGAGGCATTAAAGGTGTTTGAACCAATTAAGGAGTTGCTTTCCGAAGATGAGCCAGCCAAGTATAGAAGTACAACAGCAAAAGGATTTTTAGATTACTTCTATTCAAAAGGACTTGATAAAACTCCCGCTCTTTTGCATTTCAAGAATTAGCTCAATAATTACATGTTGTTTCGGAATAATGGCTCCTTATGAAGCTTTCCTTCATAGATTGGTGGCATGCTCATGTAATTGATATTAAAACTCGTTTTTGTGTGATTATCATAAGAATTTGGTAGATATGCTGAGTttttacataatatataattcacTACGCTTTCAATAAATGAAAGGTTTAATTTgaacactttttaaagaaatatCTGTGGGATTTTGTTcagatttatatatatttatcttaTATGTCCATGGCTATATCATACATCATTCCATAATTAACTACTTTATAGGTCCATCAATTTGAGTACAAAGACATGGAAACTGTAACCATAAAGAACATATATTATAAGAGAATCAttgttctaactagtttttgaCCTCAAATGAATTCTATCAGCATCCATGAAGAAAGAAGCAATGAGGTTACATAAGCAAGATAGCTACTGTTAAGAACAATTAAACTTCAACACAATCAGTTATTAGATAAACCAACAACAACCATCTATTGGATGATATACATATTTATAGATAGCATTAAAGAACTCACACACCCATTCGAAATAGCTGTTCAATAATTGCTAGTTCAAAAATATTTGTATCCCTAAATCcaattagaaaatcagaaaatccaaaatgaAATTGTCCAAAGTTTTGGTCGGATTTTCTAATCCGGATTCAAACAGTTATTGACTAAATTTTCGGATATTTGGCTctcttttgatatatatatatatatatatatatatatatatatatatatatatatatatatatatatatatatatatatatatatatatatatatatatatatatatatatatatatatatatatatgtatatatataacaccTAGAATTCAGTATACATTTTAACACTTGAGTTACGTTTAATCTGCAAGTTTAGTCCCTGATGGCAAATTTGTAAATCAAAAGTCCTCTGGAGTACGTGAGGCATGCACCGTCGTACGCTTGACGTACTCCGGAGCACCTTAGAGCGTTGCACGTAAGTATGGCGTACATAACCATGatacaaaccctaaattttagggtttggactctatttaaacacatttatgGCCTCATGGACCTTCTTACCGTCAGCCTCCCTCTTCATCTTGAAACCATAAAGAGTGTTTGTGTATTGTGATGCTTGTTGAGCCAGTTTTTATGCCATTTGGAGCTCCTGGAGTAAAAAAAGTACATTGAAGTGGTGGTGTTTCACTCAAGGCTTTAGATCCAACATTTTGTCCCCCTTGTGCACCTTGTGAAGGTAAAAAGTTTCAAACATGATGAAGAAATCTATTGGATCTAGATTTTGCTCAAGTTGTTTCCATTTTCGTCCAAAACATAGTCTTTGTGAGTAGATAGTACTCCAAGACATTCTATTTGTCATTTCAGAGGTTTTTAGAGGTGTTAAGTCATGAAGTTGGGTTATTGGTCACTATTTTTCCCCCATGCAAGTGCTGGTTGGGGTTAATGGGTTAAGAGACTAGGGTTTTTGGTGTTAAGGACTTAATAGACACGCTAGGCCACAAAGTCGGAAACTTTAAGGTTTAGAGCATCTTATGTGACCTAAATATGATGTTTGGACATAGGTGCTTAAAGGATTAAGCACTTAGTTAAGAGGTTGATAATagcctcgtacgttgggcgtaccgaagGGTACGCTGAGCGTTCGA includes:
- the LOC111887911 gene encoding 1-aminocyclopropane-1-carboxylate oxidase homolog 1, translating into MGILSYDRKAELIAFDETKTGVKGLVDAGITEVPRIFLLPSPENLNSDQELSLPTIDLKGIHEDPIRRKQAMEEVKDALGSWGFFQMVNHGIPVDMLEEMKKGVLAFFEQDSEVRKQWYTRDRSANRVVYNSNFDLYSAPVANWRDSVMCTVYPNPPQPEELPSPCRDIFLEYSQQVMKLGCSILELMSESLGLPPNHFFDMGCAEEIQVTGHYYPPCPQPELTIGTTEHSDAGFITILQQDLVGGLKIFYQNQWTDVRPIPGALVVNAGDLLQLVTNDKFVSARHKVMANKVGPRISVASFFLANLKPEALKVFEPIKELLSEDEPAKYRSTTAKGFLDYFYSKGLDKTPALLHFKN